One genomic region from Blastococcus sp. Marseille-P5729 encodes:
- a CDS encoding DUF3097 domain-containing protein, with protein sequence MRSHSYSRDITVKRAIKAPLSVPVEIDLVLEDRVSEFCGAVVEFGKETVTLEDRNGKRRLFPLKHNGFLLEGESVMLRRPQHPSAPAPARTASGSRSSEQERAKVAQAGRIYVEGVHDAALIEKIWGADLRAEGIVVEPLHGVDDLAEVIAEFRPTPHRRLGVLVDHLVPGSKESRIVAGVNDPNVMILGHPYVDIWQTVKPRVVGIKKWPVIPKGTPWKQGVCRALGVPEEYLLWKRILGNVASYKDVETPLISSVEQLIDFIFETGDAHLQR encoded by the coding sequence GTGCGTTCCCATAGCTACTCCCGCGACATCACCGTCAAACGGGCTATCAAGGCCCCGCTCTCGGTGCCGGTCGAGATCGACCTGGTGCTCGAAGACCGCGTCAGCGAGTTCTGCGGGGCCGTCGTCGAGTTCGGCAAGGAGACCGTGACGCTCGAGGACCGTAACGGCAAGCGCCGGCTGTTTCCCCTCAAGCACAACGGGTTCCTCCTCGAAGGGGAGTCCGTCATGCTGCGCCGCCCGCAGCATCCGAGCGCTCCCGCGCCGGCGCGGACGGCGTCCGGCTCTCGCTCGTCCGAGCAGGAGCGGGCCAAGGTGGCGCAGGCTGGGCGCATCTACGTCGAGGGAGTCCACGACGCGGCGCTCATCGAGAAGATCTGGGGTGCGGACCTACGGGCAGAAGGCATCGTCGTCGAGCCGCTGCACGGTGTCGACGACCTGGCCGAGGTGATCGCCGAGTTCCGTCCGACTCCGCACCGCAGGCTCGGGGTCCTGGTCGATCATCTCGTGCCTGGCAGCAAGGAGTCACGGATCGTCGCAGGGGTCAATGACCCCAACGTGATGATCCTGGGCCACCCGTACGTCGACATCTGGCAGACGGTCAAACCGCGCGTGGTCGGCATCAAGAAGTGGCCAGTGATCCCCAAGGGCACGCCGTGGAAGCAAGGCGTATGCCGGGCACTGGGGGTCCCCGAGGAGTATCTGCTGTGGAAGCGGATCCTAGGGAACGTGGCGAGCTACAAGGACGTCGAGACGCCGCTGATCTCCTCCGTCGAACAGCTCATCGACTTCATCTTCGAGACCGGAGACGCGCACCTCCAGCGGTAA
- a CDS encoding NfeD family protein gives MASWAIWLIIAGLSAGLEVLSGDFFLLMLGGGAAAAAIAAALGAALWLQLVVFGVVAILLVLGVRPWAKRMLTRGQVEIADGIDGVIGTGGIVTQTVDNHGGRIRVGSEEWSAIAQLPYDIYEVGANVIIVEVRGAHAVVAADATDI, from the coding sequence ATGGCGAGCTGGGCAATCTGGTTGATCATCGCCGGCCTCAGCGCCGGCCTCGAGGTGCTCAGCGGCGACTTCTTCCTCCTGATGCTCGGCGGTGGCGCAGCGGCTGCAGCCATCGCCGCCGCACTCGGGGCGGCGCTGTGGCTGCAGCTGGTCGTGTTCGGCGTCGTAGCGATCCTGCTCGTGCTCGGCGTCCGACCGTGGGCCAAGCGGATGCTGACCCGCGGACAGGTCGAGATCGCAGACGGCATCGACGGGGTGATCGGAACCGGGGGTATCGTCACCCAGACCGTCGACAACCACGGCGGCCGGATCAGAGTCGGCTCCGAGGAGTGGTCGGCAATCGCCCAGCTGCCTTACGACATCTACGAGGTCGGCGCCAACGTAATCATCGTCGAGGTGCGCGGCGCACACGCGGTCGTAGCCGCCGACGCAACAGACATCTAG
- a CDS encoding SPFH domain-containing protein, protein MEAGVIVLIVIAALIALTIARAIKIIPQARAAVIERLGRYHRTLTPGLHFLVPFIDRARSTIDLREQVVPFPPQPVITKDNLMVGIDTVIYYQITDPRTATYGIADLGGALEQLTVTTLRNLVGTMSLEEALVSRDSINTQLRSVLDGTTGNWGVRVARVEIKAIDPPASIQDSMEKQMRADRDKRAMILNAEANRESQIRTAEGQKQAAILSAEGQKQAAILSAEAERQSRILRAEGERAARFLQAQGQAKAIETVFQAIHDGNPDPRLLAYQYLQTLPQIAQGDSNKVWIVPSEFSNALKGLGKMTGMDDAELSSFANLPNSEGVRTESRIDTGDWFESQLKEQVASATEAADIKLEPVDKVAPVVPKVDLSDNPAFRDVTEQRDEITPPATQGEYGGQPPSAPPRGEHGGR, encoded by the coding sequence ATGGAAGCCGGAGTCATCGTCTTGATCGTGATCGCGGCGCTGATAGCGCTCACGATCGCGCGGGCCATCAAGATCATTCCCCAAGCGCGTGCCGCGGTGATCGAGCGACTCGGGCGGTATCACCGCACACTCACTCCAGGCCTGCACTTCCTGGTGCCGTTCATCGACCGAGCCCGCTCGACCATCGACCTGCGAGAGCAGGTCGTCCCCTTCCCGCCGCAGCCGGTGATCACCAAGGACAACCTGATGGTAGGCATCGACACCGTCATCTACTACCAGATCACCGATCCCCGCACGGCCACCTACGGCATCGCTGATCTCGGCGGCGCTCTCGAACAGCTGACCGTCACGACCCTCCGGAACCTCGTCGGCACGATGAGCCTCGAGGAAGCCCTCGTCTCGCGCGACTCGATCAACACCCAGCTGCGCTCCGTGCTCGACGGTACGACCGGCAACTGGGGTGTGCGGGTCGCCCGGGTCGAGATCAAGGCGATCGACCCGCCGGCGTCCATTCAGGACTCGATGGAGAAGCAGATGCGCGCCGACCGCGACAAGCGCGCGATGATTCTGAACGCCGAGGCCAACCGCGAGTCGCAGATCCGCACCGCCGAGGGTCAGAAGCAGGCGGCGATCCTGTCGGCGGAAGGGCAGAAGCAGGCGGCGATCCTGTCCGCCGAGGCCGAGCGGCAGTCGCGGATCCTGCGCGCCGAGGGTGAGCGCGCGGCTCGTTTTCTGCAGGCGCAGGGCCAGGCGAAGGCGATCGAGACCGTCTTCCAAGCCATCCACGACGGAAATCCCGATCCCCGACTGCTTGCCTACCAGTATCTCCAGACCCTGCCGCAGATCGCGCAGGGCGACTCGAACAAGGTCTGGATCGTGCCCAGCGAGTTCTCCAACGCACTCAAGGGCCTGGGCAAGATGACCGGAATGGACGACGCGGAGCTGTCGTCCTTCGCCAACCTGCCGAACAGCGAGGGAGTGCGTACCGAGTCCAGGATCGACACCGGTGACTGGTTCGAGTCACAGCTCAAGGAGCAGGTGGCCAGCGCAACCGAGGCCGCCGACATCAAGCTCGAGCCCGTGGACAAGGTGGCGCCCGTCGTTCCCAAGGTCGACCTCTCCGACAACCCAGCGTTCCGGGACGTGACCGAGCAGCGCGACGAGATCACCCCGCCAGCGACTCAAGGGGAGTACGGTGGGCAACCGCCGTCCGCTCCGCCACGGGGTGAGCACGGCGGTCGATAG
- a CDS encoding aldo/keto reductase, whose protein sequence is MPSASPEITLNDGVSIPQVGFGVFQVPSEDTHEAVTNALRAGYRHVDTARIYGNEKAVGEAIRDFGLARDEVFVTTKCWNADQGYDNAMRAFDRSLAELGLDHLDLYLIHWPCPDKDQYVGTWRAFEQLAAEGRVRSIGVSNFQIAHLERLRSTSDVVPAVNQIELHPWLPQRELRDYHSAHGIATQAWSPIARGGDYLNNAILKGLADKHGKSVAQVILRWHIQAGNIVLPRTVKAKRAAENISIFDFALDAADLHSIDALATGERVGPDPDVFHAE, encoded by the coding sequence GTGCCCAGCGCGAGTCCCGAGATCACCCTGAACGACGGCGTGTCCATTCCCCAGGTGGGGTTCGGCGTGTTCCAGGTCCCGTCGGAAGACACCCACGAGGCGGTCACCAACGCACTACGGGCCGGCTACCGGCACGTCGACACGGCGAGGATCTACGGCAACGAGAAGGCCGTCGGCGAGGCGATCCGCGACTTCGGACTGGCTCGAGACGAGGTGTTCGTGACGACCAAGTGCTGGAACGCCGATCAGGGCTACGACAACGCGATGCGCGCCTTCGACCGCAGCCTCGCCGAGCTCGGGCTCGACCACCTCGACCTGTACCTCATCCACTGGCCGTGCCCGGACAAGGACCAGTACGTCGGCACCTGGCGGGCGTTCGAGCAGTTGGCGGCCGAGGGCCGCGTGCGCTCCATCGGCGTGTCCAACTTCCAGATCGCCCACCTGGAACGGCTGCGCTCGACGTCCGACGTCGTGCCCGCCGTCAACCAGATCGAGCTGCACCCTTGGCTTCCGCAGCGCGAGCTGCGCGACTACCACTCGGCCCACGGCATCGCCACGCAGGCATGGAGCCCCATCGCGCGCGGTGGCGACTACCTCAACAACGCCATCCTGAAGGGCCTGGCCGATAAGCACGGAAAGTCCGTGGCCCAGGTGATCCTGCGCTGGCACATCCAGGCCGGGAACATCGTGCTGCCTCGCACGGTCAAGGCCAAGCGGGCAGCAGAGAACATCTCGATCTTCGACTTCGCGCTGGATGCCGCCGATCTGCACTCCATCGATGCCCTCGCGACCGGAGAGCGAGTCGGGCCGGACCCCGACGTCTTTCACGCCGAGTAA
- a CDS encoding DMT family transporter, with the protein MSTPRAGVGAPTRVPAPAFVLLLQITFVLLFSSGFIVGRIATDAASPFAILFWRFLLAGSLLTLIALVMRAPWPRTGKEWRDLAITGSLLQTMQYAGTYLAFKYGISASLSAMIMGMMPLLVALGSWKLLNEPLTRMQTLGTFIGFAGLIFATVFGFGGGDGWSSILWTTFGTLGIAAGTLYQRKTGMQMDLRTGSAVQLFVAAAGMLPIALLNEGISLPMTSPVVFSLSWLATANTLGAITLLLYFLQNQSAGEASSLFYLMPGVTAIAAWLLLDQPIYWYTWVGLALTGLGLVLVARYTRTRQARHETGIALGETLR; encoded by the coding sequence ATGAGCACTCCGCGCGCCGGCGTCGGTGCCCCCACCAGGGTCCCGGCTCCCGCGTTCGTCCTGCTGCTGCAGATCACCTTCGTACTGCTGTTCAGTAGCGGGTTCATCGTGGGGCGGATCGCCACCGACGCCGCCTCGCCTTTCGCGATCCTGTTCTGGCGCTTCCTCCTTGCCGGATCTCTGCTCACCCTCATCGCCCTCGTGATGCGGGCGCCATGGCCGCGAACCGGTAAGGAGTGGCGAGATCTCGCCATCACCGGTTCGCTGCTGCAGACCATGCAGTATGCCGGCACTTACCTCGCCTTCAAGTACGGCATCTCGGCCAGCTTGTCGGCGATGATCATGGGCATGATGCCGTTGCTGGTCGCGCTCGGCTCGTGGAAGCTGCTCAACGAGCCGCTGACCCGGATGCAGACCCTCGGCACGTTCATCGGCTTCGCGGGGCTGATCTTCGCGACCGTCTTCGGCTTCGGCGGCGGGGACGGCTGGAGCTCGATCTTATGGACGACGTTCGGCACCCTCGGCATCGCGGCAGGGACGCTATATCAGCGCAAGACCGGCATGCAGATGGACCTGCGCACCGGTAGCGCCGTCCAGCTGTTCGTCGCCGCGGCGGGCATGCTCCCGATCGCGCTGCTCAACGAGGGGATCTCGCTCCCGATGACCAGCCCGGTCGTCTTCAGCCTGAGCTGGCTGGCCACGGCGAATACCCTTGGCGCGATCACGCTCCTGCTGTACTTCCTGCAGAACCAGTCCGCGGGTGAGGCCTCGAGCCTGTTCTACCTGATGCCCGGCGTCACGGCGATCGCCGCCTGGCTGCTGCTGGACCAGCCGATCTACTGGTACACCTGGGTCGGGTTGGCGCTGACCGGGCTGGGCCTCGTGCTCGTGGCCCGGTACACCCGCACTCGGCAGGCCCGGCACGAGACCGGCATCGCGCTGGGCGAGACGCTTCGCTGA
- a CDS encoding YciI family protein, translating into MRYLVQVISGAPDPAKVSHEQIQQTMQAYDVYTKALANAGVLVAAEALHPADTATTVRGVDGDAQVQDGPYADTKEALATLFLIDVPDLDAALDWAKRCPGASYAAVEVRAAASSFIDGAWRR; encoded by the coding sequence ATGCGTTATCTCGTGCAGGTCATCAGCGGAGCGCCGGACCCCGCCAAGGTGAGCCACGAACAGATCCAGCAGACGATGCAGGCCTATGACGTCTACACGAAGGCGCTGGCGAACGCCGGTGTGCTCGTCGCCGCCGAGGCGCTACACCCGGCCGACACCGCGACGACGGTCCGCGGCGTCGACGGGGATGCGCAGGTCCAGGACGGGCCGTACGCCGACACCAAGGAGGCGCTGGCGACGCTGTTCCTCATCGACGTCCCGGATCTGGATGCCGCGCTCGACTGGGCGAAGCGCTGCCCGGGGGCGTCGTATGCCGCCGTCGAGGTCCGCGCCGCTGCGAGCTCGTTCATCGACGGCGCGTGGCGCCGCTGA
- a CDS encoding RNA polymerase sigma factor, protein MISSHEALVRAEQAARTSYGRILALLVSWTGDVQLAEDALSDAFERALRSWPERTPANPDAWLLTAARNRLRDHWRSAEVRRATPLDAEWDAPPVEDDVDPDAIPDRRLELMLVCAHPAIGSADRTPLMMSTVLGYTAAQVGAAYAVPSRTMATRLVRAKRRIKANRIPFRIPGRDALPDRLDAVLEAVYGALSIDWRTAGPLGPRALAETVAHLMPTDPEARGLAALAALLAARAPARSVEQFVPLDRQDPTTWDQPLVALAKDHLSAAHAAGVVGRFQIEATIALTHSTREPGAEPDWRTLLGLYDALLVLAPTLGARIARAVVMGRLDGPRAGLAALDAIGTAVDGMQAAWAARGHLQLSAGERADAAGSLDRAAELSTDDRERQYLQQLAVQAREP, encoded by the coding sequence GTGATAAGCAGCCACGAGGCGCTGGTGCGCGCGGAGCAGGCCGCGCGCACCAGCTACGGGCGGATCCTCGCGTTGCTGGTGTCGTGGACCGGCGACGTCCAGCTCGCTGAGGACGCCCTCTCGGACGCCTTCGAGCGAGCGTTGCGCTCGTGGCCCGAGCGGACGCCGGCGAACCCCGACGCGTGGTTGCTGACCGCAGCCCGGAACCGGCTGCGAGACCATTGGCGCTCGGCCGAGGTGCGCCGCGCCACGCCGCTGGATGCCGAATGGGACGCGCCCCCCGTCGAGGACGACGTCGACCCGGACGCGATCCCCGACCGCCGCCTGGAGCTGATGCTGGTGTGCGCGCACCCCGCGATCGGCTCCGCGGACCGCACCCCGCTGATGATGAGCACGGTCCTGGGGTACACGGCCGCGCAGGTAGGCGCCGCGTACGCGGTGCCGTCGCGCACGATGGCCACTCGGCTGGTCCGGGCCAAGAGGCGAATCAAGGCGAACCGGATCCCGTTCCGGATCCCCGGCCGCGACGCGCTGCCCGACCGGCTGGACGCCGTCCTCGAGGCCGTCTACGGTGCGCTGTCGATCGACTGGCGGACTGCTGGGCCGCTCGGCCCGCGTGCCCTGGCCGAGACCGTCGCCCACCTCATGCCGACGGACCCCGAGGCGCGTGGCCTGGCCGCGCTGGCCGCACTTCTCGCGGCGCGTGCACCCGCTCGTTCGGTCGAGCAGTTCGTGCCGCTCGACCGGCAGGACCCGACGACCTGGGACCAGCCGCTGGTCGCATTGGCCAAGGACCACCTGTCGGCAGCGCACGCGGCGGGGGTGGTCGGGCGGTTCCAGATCGAGGCCACGATCGCGCTCACCCACAGCACGCGAGAACCCGGCGCCGAGCCCGACTGGCGGACGCTGCTCGGCCTGTACGACGCGCTGCTGGTGCTCGCGCCGACCCTGGGGGCGCGGATCGCGCGAGCGGTGGTCATGGGCCGGCTCGACGGGCCGCGTGCGGGCCTCGCCGCGCTGGACGCGATCGGCACGGCGGTCGATGGGATGCAGGCGGCCTGGGCCGCGCGGGGTCATCTGCAGCTCAGCGCGGGGGAGCGGGCGGACGCCGCAGGGAGTCTCGACCGGGCCGCCGAGCTGAGCACGGATGACCGCGAGCGACAGTACCTGCAGCAACTGGCCGTTCAGGCGCGCGAGCCGTAG
- the tgt gene encoding tRNA guanosine(34) transglycosylase Tgt, which translates to MSQTVSDRSRFGFSVGAALDDGRLGRTGTIRTPHGDIQTPAFIAVGTKATVKTVTPEQVGELGAQAVLGNAYHLYLQPGPDVVDEAGGLGAFMGWPGPTFTDSGGFQVMSLGVGFKKVLAMDAKGVANDDVIAKGKDRLAHVDDDGVTFKSHLDGTLHRFTPEVSMQIQHQLGADIIFAFDECTTLMNTRGYQERSLQRTYDWAVRCIAEHQRLTAQRSRRPYQALFGVLQGAQYEDLRRKAARDLRELDLDGFGIGGALEKENLGTIVRWVCEELPVDKPRHLLGISEPDDLFAAIENGADTFDCVSPSRVARNAAVYSRHGRFNINTSKHKRAFAPIDEHCDCYTCQNYTRAYIHHLFKAKEMLAFTLCTIHNERFICRLVDDVRASIESGTYGELKAETLGSYYGSRA; encoded by the coding sequence ATGAGCCAGACCGTGTCCGACCGGTCCCGATTCGGGTTCTCGGTCGGCGCCGCTCTGGACGACGGGCGCCTGGGGCGTACCGGCACCATCCGCACCCCGCACGGCGACATCCAGACACCGGCGTTCATCGCCGTCGGCACCAAGGCAACGGTCAAGACCGTCACCCCTGAGCAGGTCGGTGAGCTCGGCGCCCAAGCGGTGCTCGGGAACGCCTATCACCTCTACCTGCAGCCCGGTCCGGATGTCGTCGACGAGGCGGGAGGGCTTGGTGCATTCATGGGCTGGCCGGGCCCGACCTTCACCGACTCAGGCGGCTTTCAGGTCATGTCGCTGGGCGTCGGATTCAAGAAGGTGCTCGCGATGGACGCGAAGGGCGTCGCAAACGACGACGTCATCGCCAAGGGCAAGGACCGGCTGGCGCACGTCGACGACGACGGCGTGACGTTCAAGTCGCACCTCGACGGCACGCTGCACCGTTTCACCCCGGAGGTGTCGATGCAGATCCAGCATCAGCTCGGTGCCGACATCATCTTCGCCTTCGACGAGTGCACCACTTTGATGAATACGCGCGGTTACCAGGAGCGCTCGCTGCAGCGGACCTACGACTGGGCGGTGCGCTGCATCGCCGAGCACCAACGTCTGACGGCCCAGCGATCGCGCCGGCCCTACCAGGCGCTGTTCGGCGTCCTGCAGGGCGCGCAGTACGAGGATCTGCGTCGCAAGGCCGCCCGCGATCTGCGCGAGCTCGACCTCGACGGCTTCGGAATCGGCGGTGCGCTGGAGAAGGAGAACCTCGGCACCATCGTCCGGTGGGTCTGCGAGGAGCTGCCCGTCGACAAGCCGCGGCATCTGCTCGGCATCAGCGAACCGGACGACCTGTTCGCCGCCATCGAGAACGGCGCGGACACCTTCGACTGCGTCTCACCGTCCCGCGTCGCCCGCAATGCCGCCGTCTACTCGAGACACGGTCGGTTCAACATCAACACCAGCAAGCACAAACGGGCATTCGCTCCTATCGACGAGCACTGCGACTGTTACACGTGCCAGAACTACACGCGCGCCTACATCCATCACCTCTTCAAGGCGAAGGAGATGCTGGCGTTCACGCTGTGCACGATCCACAACGAGCGGTTCATCTGCCGGCTGGTCGATGACGTCCGGGCCAGCATCGAGTCCGGCACGTACGGCGAGCTGAAAGCCGAGACGCTGGGCAGCTACTACGGCTCGCGCGCCTGA
- a CDS encoding queuosine precursor transporter: protein MTAPTAEANGRAEFAATGRTTFYPVIMTVFCALLLISNVTATKPIELFGLPLDGGAVLFPLSYVLGDVLAEVYGFARAKRAIWVGFALGALASLVFWAVDSLPSQDWAQPNAEAFHLVLGFVPAIVLASLCGYLAGQFLNSWVLVKMKERTGERSLWSRLIGSTVVGELADTFIFCLIATAIGPFIWAEFWKYFLVGYVFKCLVEVVMLPVTYRVIAAMKRHEPEYRVSAT, encoded by the coding sequence ATGACCGCCCCGACCGCGGAAGCCAACGGCCGCGCCGAGTTTGCCGCCACAGGCCGCACCACCTTCTACCCCGTCATCATGACGGTCTTCTGTGCGTTGCTGCTGATCTCGAATGTCACCGCGACCAAGCCGATCGAGCTCTTCGGGCTGCCACTTGACGGCGGCGCGGTCCTCTTCCCGCTCAGCTACGTGCTCGGCGACGTCCTCGCCGAGGTGTACGGGTTCGCCCGCGCCAAGCGCGCGATCTGGGTGGGCTTCGCGCTCGGAGCGCTGGCCTCGCTGGTGTTCTGGGCAGTTGACTCGCTGCCGTCCCAGGACTGGGCACAGCCCAACGCCGAGGCATTCCACCTGGTGCTCGGCTTCGTGCCGGCGATCGTGCTTGCGTCGCTGTGCGGCTATCTTGCCGGCCAGTTCCTGAACTCCTGGGTGCTGGTGAAGATGAAGGAGCGCACGGGTGAACGAAGCCTCTGGTCGCGGCTGATCGGCTCAACCGTCGTCGGCGAGCTGGCCGACACCTTCATCTTCTGCCTGATCGCGACCGCCATCGGCCCGTTCATCTGGGCGGAGTTCTGGAAGTACTTCCTCGTCGGCTACGTGTTCAAGTGCCTCGTCGAAGTCGTCATGCTACCGGTCACCTACCGCGTCATCGCCGCCATGAAGCGGCACGAGCCCGAATACCGGGTGAGCGCTACATGA
- the gluQRS gene encoding tRNA glutamyl-Q(34) synthetase GluQRS: protein MPGTGRFAPSPSGELHVGNLRTAALAWLTARSTSRAFLLRIEDLDEQRSRPEHTERQIADLRAIGLDWDHEPVWQSTRLSEYRAALEKLAAAGHTYECYCTRKEIREAQSAPHGNVGRYPGTCRDLTAAQRAERRDRGRPPAIRLRGQDAERSWEDLVMGRRTGVVDDVVLCRWDGALAYNLAVVVDDVWQKVDQVVRGDDLADQTATQIMLTELLSGGAPSYGHVPLVVNAAGQRLAKRDGAVTLADLAATGVTPADVVMMLLGSFGDAVDPAARTLRDALPGFDLQKLPGGSFPFEPPGVR from the coding sequence ATGCCCGGCACCGGACGGTTCGCGCCCAGCCCCTCAGGAGAGCTGCACGTCGGCAACCTCCGCACCGCAGCACTCGCCTGGCTCACCGCGCGCTCCACCAGCCGCGCCTTCCTGCTGCGGATCGAGGATCTCGACGAGCAGCGGTCACGCCCGGAGCACACAGAGCGGCAGATCGCCGACCTGCGGGCGATCGGGCTCGATTGGGACCACGAACCGGTCTGGCAGTCGACCCGCCTGAGCGAGTACCGCGCGGCGCTTGAGAAGCTCGCGGCAGCCGGGCACACGTACGAGTGCTACTGCACGCGCAAGGAGATCCGCGAGGCGCAGTCCGCTCCGCACGGGAATGTCGGGCGCTATCCGGGTACCTGCCGCGATCTCACCGCTGCCCAACGCGCCGAGCGACGGGACCGCGGGCGCCCCCCGGCGATCCGGTTGCGCGGTCAGGACGCCGAACGCAGCTGGGAGGACCTCGTGATGGGTCGCCGAACGGGAGTCGTGGACGACGTCGTCCTGTGCCGGTGGGACGGCGCGCTCGCCTACAACCTCGCTGTGGTCGTGGACGACGTGTGGCAGAAGGTGGATCAGGTCGTGCGCGGCGACGATCTCGCGGACCAGACCGCCACCCAGATCATGCTCACCGAGCTGCTCAGCGGTGGCGCGCCGTCGTACGGCCACGTGCCGCTGGTGGTCAACGCAGCTGGTCAGCGCTTGGCGAAGCGAGACGGCGCGGTGACCCTCGCGGATCTGGCGGCGACCGGCGTCACCCCGGCGGACGTCGTGATGATGCTGCTCGGCTCCTTCGGCGACGCGGTCGACCCGGCAGCGCGGACGCTGCGGGACGCGCTGCCCGGTTTCGACCTGCAGAAGCTGCCCGGCGGGTCTTTCCCGTTCGAGCCGCCCGGGGTGCGCTGA
- a CDS encoding serine hydrolase: MQTADPAELGFDAKRLTRIDDHLKKYVDDGRLPGWQIQVARHGEVAHFSSYGKRDIEADKPVEDDTIFRIYSMTKSITTVAAMMLYEEGAYELTTPVGELIPAFNDMTVYTGGNALKPQLRPASTKMEIRHLMNHTSGLTYGFHRIHVQDEIYRNAGHEWGPPPGQDLAAACDLWASLPLRFDPGTQWNYGVSTDVLGRVVEVASGQTLDAFMKERIFDPLGMKDTGFQVTGDDLQRLAALYTPGRDGTASRLDAFGESITKEPTCLQGGGGLASTTHDYSRFTEMLRRGGELDGERVLGNRTLDYMTQNSLPGDRDLEEVGIPLFAETRFDGVGFGLGFSVVMDPVKYGTVSSPGEFGWGGAASTAFWVDPLEDLTLIFMTQLLPSSTYPIRTELKGLLYQALVD, encoded by the coding sequence ATGCAGACTGCCGACCCGGCCGAGCTCGGTTTCGACGCCAAGCGGCTCACCCGCATCGACGACCACCTGAAGAAGTACGTCGACGACGGGCGTCTTCCCGGGTGGCAGATCCAGGTCGCCCGGCACGGCGAGGTCGCGCACTTCTCGTCGTACGGCAAGCGCGACATCGAAGCAGACAAGCCGGTCGAGGACGACACGATCTTCCGCATCTACTCGATGACCAAGTCGATCACGACCGTCGCGGCGATGATGCTCTACGAAGAGGGCGCCTACGAGCTCACCACCCCCGTCGGAGAGCTGATCCCGGCGTTCAACGACATGACGGTGTACACCGGCGGCAACGCCCTCAAGCCACAACTGCGGCCGGCCTCCACCAAGATGGAGATCCGGCACCTGATGAACCACACGTCGGGCCTGACCTACGGATTCCACCGGATCCACGTGCAGGACGAGATCTACCGCAACGCCGGTCACGAATGGGGACCGCCTCCGGGCCAGGACCTGGCCGCGGCGTGCGATCTCTGGGCATCGCTGCCGCTGCGCTTCGACCCGGGCACGCAGTGGAACTACGGCGTCTCCACCGACGTGCTGGGCCGGGTGGTCGAGGTCGCCTCGGGGCAGACCCTGGATGCCTTCATGAAGGAGCGGATCTTCGATCCACTGGGCATGAAGGACACCGGCTTTCAGGTCACCGGCGACGACCTGCAGCGGCTCGCCGCGCTGTACACGCCGGGCAGGGACGGCACCGCCTCCCGCCTGGATGCCTTCGGGGAGTCGATCACGAAGGAACCGACCTGCCTGCAGGGCGGCGGCGGGCTGGCGTCTACCACGCACGACTACTCCCGCTTCACCGAGATGCTGCGGCGCGGGGGTGAGCTCGACGGGGAGCGCGTGCTGGGCAACCGGACGCTGGACTACATGACCCAGAACTCCCTGCCGGGCGATAGGGACCTCGAGGAGGTCGGCATCCCGCTGTTCGCCGAGACGCGATTCGACGGCGTCGGCTTCGGCCTCGGGTTCTCGGTCGTCATGGACCCGGTCAAGTACGGCACGGTGAGCTCGCCAGGGGAGTTCGGCTGGGGCGGTGCCGCCAGCACCGCGTTCTGGGTAGACCCGCTGGAGGACCTCACGCTGATCTTCATGACCCAGTTGCTGCCGTCGAGCACCTACCCGATCCGCACCGAGCTCAAGGGGCTGCTGTACCAGGCCCTCGTCGACTGA